A genome region from Firmicutes bacterium HGW-Firmicutes-1 includes the following:
- a CDS encoding chemotaxis protein CheW, translating into MKTTMVQDLFEEEEDTQKGKFLTFSLGNESYGIEILYVTEIVGIQPITEVPELPKYIKGIINLRGKIIPVMDVRVRFNKPPMDYNDRTCIVVVDILEISIGLIVDTVAEVLSIPEQEIVPPPDINKGGKKYIKGIGKTGSEVTLILDCEKLIDEEEVEVLAKIDN; encoded by the coding sequence ATGAAGACTACTATGGTTCAGGATTTATTTGAAGAGGAGGAAGATACCCAAAAAGGCAAATTCCTAACGTTCTCGTTAGGTAATGAATCTTATGGTATTGAAATCCTGTATGTCACTGAAATAGTTGGTATACAACCGATTACTGAAGTTCCGGAACTTCCTAAATATATAAAAGGCATTATTAATCTGCGTGGTAAGATTATTCCCGTCATGGACGTGAGGGTGAGATTTAACAAACCCCCGATGGATTACAATGACAGAACCTGTATAGTAGTAGTTGATATACTAGAAATATCTATTGGTTTGATTGTTGATACTGTAGCAGAAGTGCTTTCTATACCAGAACAGGAGATTGTACCCCCCCCAGATATTAATAAAGGGGGCAAGAAATACATAAAAGGAATTGGAAAAACAGGTAGTGAAGTTACATTAATTTTGGATTGCGAAAAACTCATAGACGAGGAAGAAGTAGAAGTGTTAGCAAAAATAGATAACTAA
- a CDS encoding hybrid sensor histidine kinase/response regulator, producing the protein MEVNHMPEFTYKLKENNQERLATTLACIGDGVISTDMNGVIGFINRKAQLITGWKDESAIGRPFSEVFCIINSSTEDIIETKLFDVINSCEVIGLTKDSELISKNGDRYGLSASFSAIKNSEEEVIGVVVVFRDITRIKNMEMDLLREKNNLQTMFELMPLGMIVVNQDRVVQRVNQTLLDMFEIEKEQTIDQLIGDGLQCLNSFQMGCGKGPKCHYCGLRKELNNVFITGEYTKDLIINMRFSINEMTVSAWYKVNFAPIRTEKDNNLIIIIEDITNIKKAELELQSAMEQAESANKAKSEFLANMSHEIRTPLNGIVGMIDLTLQTGLDEEQKDNLHTAKTCVDALLNIINDILDFSKLEAGKLTINSQAFNMNHVLDDVIKAHYGHAQEKGLHIHAELVGDIPNDLIGDSNRLKQVINNLVSNGLKFTEYGEIFIKVQELSRTTEFLELKFSVSDTGIGISSEGMTKLFKSFSQIDSSFTKQYGGTGLGLIISKQLIEIMGGKIWLESEKDKGSTFYFSLKFKIGQPNQTTPRIAIKEMKNKRSGHILLVEDDKINRTVVTRMLQELGYTLDTACNGIQALSLHSNNTYDVILMDIQMPEMDGIEATKYIRKSEGSLKHTPIIALTAFALLGDREKFLNIGMDEYISKPVKIEKLILLLDAFIYHKESLMLGVEVQRTNIEKMDFNNVQMVEKVFAELKAIDDGKQVVKIEKKAHQLKGLFEKMDEIELKSLAFKIELAARRENLEQVIENIEKVEQELLRRQLL; encoded by the coding sequence ATGGAGGTAAATCATATGCCGGAATTTACATATAAGCTAAAAGAAAACAATCAAGAAAGATTAGCAACAACATTAGCTTGTATTGGTGATGGTGTAATTTCAACAGACATGAATGGCGTTATAGGTTTTATTAACAGAAAAGCGCAATTAATTACTGGCTGGAAAGACGAATCTGCAATTGGGAGACCGTTTAGTGAGGTTTTTTGTATTATTAACAGTAGTACAGAGGATATAATAGAAACAAAATTATTTGATGTAATAAATTCGTGCGAGGTTATCGGTTTAACAAAAGACTCTGAGCTTATTTCCAAAAATGGTGATAGATATGGCTTATCGGCGAGCTTTTCAGCGATAAAAAATAGTGAAGAAGAAGTGATTGGTGTAGTTGTTGTATTTAGAGACATTACCAGAATTAAAAACATGGAAATGGATCTTCTTAGGGAAAAAAACAATCTACAGACAATGTTTGAGCTTATGCCCTTAGGTATGATAGTCGTTAATCAAGATAGAGTGGTACAAAGAGTGAATCAAACTTTACTTGATATGTTTGAAATTGAAAAAGAACAGACGATTGACCAATTGATTGGGGATGGGCTTCAATGTCTGAATAGTTTCCAAATGGGATGTGGAAAAGGTCCCAAATGTCATTATTGTGGACTTAGAAAAGAATTGAATAATGTTTTCATTACTGGGGAATACACAAAGGATTTAATTATTAACATGAGATTCTCAATTAATGAAATGACTGTAAGTGCTTGGTATAAGGTTAATTTTGCACCAATAAGAACAGAAAAGGATAACAATCTAATTATAATTATTGAAGACATTACTAATATAAAGAAAGCAGAGCTTGAACTACAAAGTGCAATGGAACAGGCAGAATCAGCAAATAAAGCCAAAAGTGAATTTTTAGCTAACATGAGTCATGAAATTAGAACACCATTGAATGGTATTGTAGGTATGATTGACTTGACATTGCAAACTGGCTTAGATGAGGAACAGAAGGACAACTTACATACAGCAAAGACATGTGTTGATGCGCTTCTTAATATTATCAATGATATTTTGGATTTCTCTAAGCTAGAAGCTGGTAAGCTTACGATTAATTCACAAGCTTTTAATATGAATCACGTTCTTGATGATGTAATCAAGGCTCATTATGGGCATGCGCAAGAGAAGGGATTACATATTCATGCAGAATTAGTAGGCGATATTCCAAATGATTTGATTGGAGATTCGAATAGGCTTAAGCAGGTAATCAATAATCTTGTAAGCAATGGATTGAAGTTTACAGAATATGGTGAAATTTTTATAAAGGTACAAGAACTCTCAAGAACTACAGAATTCCTTGAACTAAAGTTTTCAGTTTCAGATACTGGAATAGGGATTTCATCTGAAGGTATGACAAAACTATTTAAAAGTTTTAGTCAGATAGATAGTTCTTTCACTAAGCAATATGGTGGAACAGGGTTAGGATTAATCATAAGCAAACAATTAATTGAAATAATGGGTGGGAAAATATGGTTGGAAAGCGAAAAGGATAAAGGCAGTACGTTTTACTTTTCCTTAAAGTTTAAGATTGGACAACCTAACCAGACTACACCAAGGATTGCAATTAAAGAAATGAAAAATAAGCGATCAGGACATATTTTGTTGGTTGAAGATGATAAAATCAATCGAACTGTTGTAACAAGAATGCTACAAGAATTGGGATATACATTAGATACTGCTTGTAATGGAATTCAGGCACTTTCTTTGCATAGTAACAATACATATGATGTAATTTTAATGGATATTCAAATGCCGGAAATGGATGGAATTGAAGCTACAAAATATATTCGTAAAAGTGAAGGAAGCTTAAAGCACACGCCGATTATCGCCTTAACAGCATTTGCGCTGTTAGGGGATAGAGAAAAATTTTTAAACATAGGAATGGATGAATATATTTCTAAACCAGTAAAGATAGAGAAATTAATTTTACTTTTAGATGCTTTTATTTATCATAAGGAAAGTCTTATGCTTGGGGTTGAAGTGCAAAGGACTAATATAGAAAAAATGGATTTTAATAATGTTCAGATGGTAGAAAAGGTATTTGCAGAATTAAAGGCTATTGATGATGGCAAGCAGGTTGTAAAGATTGAGAAAAAGGCCCATCAACTAAAAGGATTGTTTGAGAAAATGGATGAAATTGAATTAAAGTCCTTGGCTTTTAAAATTGAACTAGCCGCAAGGCGCGAAAATTTAGAGCAAGTCATTGAAAATATTGAAAAGGTAGAACAAGAATTATTGAGGAGGCAATTATTATGA
- a CDS encoding chemotaxis response regulator protein-glutamate methylesterase, giving the protein MNKKIRVLVLDDSLMFREVLSRGISTDPSIEVVAKAVDPFDARDKILEYNPDVMTCDVEMPKMNGIEFIKRLLPQYPLPVIVVSAISDSVFDAMNAGAVDFVTKPNVQSPQSVELFIKDLITKIKIAAASKVIKSISSSRGCLERNGSMDMNKVITIGASTGGTEAIYKVLKQLPAQMPGILIVQHIPPVFSKMFADRLNDQTHFSVKEAASGDYLEPGIVLVAPGDQHMAVKKIGDRYKVEVFYGDRVNGHCPSVDVLFEAVAKECKTNALGIILTGMGYDGAKGLLSMRRKGARTIGQDEESSVVYGMPKVAFDVGAVEKQVSLDNIPETLCNMLK; this is encoded by the coding sequence ATGAATAAGAAAATAAGAGTGCTTGTTTTAGACGATAGCCTGATGTTTAGAGAGGTGTTGTCGAGAGGAATTTCAACAGATCCCTCAATAGAGGTAGTAGCCAAGGCAGTTGACCCTTTTGATGCTAGAGATAAAATATTGGAATATAATCCAGATGTAATGACCTGCGACGTTGAGATGCCTAAGATGAATGGAATTGAATTTATTAAGCGTTTATTACCGCAATATCCACTTCCTGTTATAGTTGTGAGTGCTATAAGTGATTCTGTATTTGACGCTATGAATGCAGGTGCCGTGGACTTTGTGACAAAACCAAATGTTCAATCTCCACAAAGTGTGGAATTATTTATCAAAGATTTAATAACGAAGATTAAAATAGCAGCAGCTTCGAAGGTAATCAAATCAATATCTTCTTCTCGGGGTTGTTTAGAACGTAACGGCAGTATGGATATGAATAAGGTGATAACAATTGGTGCATCTACAGGTGGTACAGAGGCTATTTACAAGGTTTTAAAACAATTACCGGCACAAATGCCTGGCATATTGATTGTACAGCATATCCCGCCGGTGTTTTCTAAAATGTTTGCAGATAGACTTAATGATCAAACTCATTTTTCTGTAAAGGAAGCAGCATCGGGAGATTATTTAGAACCGGGTATTGTGCTGGTAGCTCCAGGAGACCAACATATGGCGGTGAAGAAAATTGGTGATAGATACAAGGTCGAAGTATTTTATGGAGATAGGGTTAATGGACATTGCCCATCAGTTGATGTCCTATTTGAAGCTGTTGCAAAAGAGTGCAAAACGAACGCTTTAGGAATTATTCTTACAGGTATGGGATATGATGGAGCGAAAGGACTACTATCTATGAGACGAAAAGGAGCAAGGACGATAGGACAGGATGAAGAATCTAGTGTTGTTTATGGTATGCCAAAAGTCGCTTTTGATGTTGGTGCAGTTGAAAAACAAGTTTCTCTGGACAATATTCCAGAGACACTTTGTAATATGTTAAAGTAA
- a CDS encoding methyl-accepting chemotaxis protein: MKWYYNLKVGAKLISGFIIVAMIAGIVGIVGYSGMSEIKKAEEEIAIVRLPSIQSLLIMSEAQTAVLVGERGLTNNKMMNEDIRKAQYAYIESAFIRADEARKTYLPLPMSAEEEVKWEEFVPKWDKWVSDHNIVIEFAKEKDKLLKSGLTLESPEIKELDGKEYQASLNARTTFLAAEAVLNEIVDINIEIAHQSEIEANVASERANIILIVVIVAAIVISILLGLFISTIIKRPINKAVLMMKEMSMGHLGLRLNIDTKDEIGQMAIAMDGFADDLQNIVIATMKQISDGDMSAVVVQKDDKDEISPALKMTIDAIKALIDETNILSQAAIAGKLNTRGDSDKFKGGYKNIIEGVNQTLDAIIKPVQEAAAVLKEMSNGNLQVSVTGDYKGDHADIKNALNETIESLSQVLSDINSASEQVASGSRQVSVSSMSLSQGATEQASSIEELTASVEEIASQTRQNAGNANQANDISETAKTNASEGNEQMKKMLKAMDEINESSSNISKIIKVIDEIAFQTNILALNAAVEAARAGQHGKGFAVVAEEVRNLAARSANAAKETTVMIEGSIKKVEDGTKIANQTANALTNIVEGISKVANLVNQIAVASNEQALGVDQVNQGLTQISEVVQTTSATSEETAAASEELSGQAEMLKKQVEKFKLKKLNGNGSYKGLESLNPEVIKMLESMNSKNYNHGNQDEYNEVAVTTNSKKISLSDKEFGKY; this comes from the coding sequence ATGAAATGGTATTATAACTTGAAGGTAGGAGCTAAACTCATTAGTGGATTTATCATAGTTGCAATGATTGCAGGGATTGTTGGCATTGTAGGATATAGCGGAATGTCAGAGATTAAAAAAGCAGAGGAAGAAATTGCTATAGTCAGGTTGCCAAGTATACAGAGCCTTTTGATTATGAGTGAAGCGCAAACTGCTGTACTTGTAGGTGAAAGAGGTCTTACAAACAATAAAATGATGAATGAGGATATAAGAAAAGCGCAGTATGCATATATTGAAAGTGCATTTATAAGAGCAGATGAGGCAAGGAAAACTTATTTGCCACTGCCAATGTCTGCAGAAGAAGAAGTTAAGTGGGAAGAATTTGTACCCAAATGGGATAAGTGGGTGTCAGATCATAATATAGTTATAGAGTTTGCTAAAGAAAAGGATAAGCTTCTGAAAAGCGGATTAACATTAGAAAGTCCAGAAATCAAGGAGCTTGATGGTAAAGAATATCAGGCATCACTAAATGCGAGAACAACGTTTCTAGCTGCAGAGGCAGTATTGAACGAAATTGTTGATATAAACATTGAAATAGCTCATCAATCAGAAATAGAAGCCAATGTAGCTAGTGAACGTGCAAATATAATACTAATAGTCGTTATTGTAGCAGCAATTGTTATTTCTATTTTATTGGGATTATTTATAAGTACAATCATTAAAAGGCCTATCAACAAGGCGGTTCTCATGATGAAGGAAATGAGCATGGGGCACTTGGGGTTGCGATTGAATATAGACACGAAGGATGAAATTGGACAAATGGCAATTGCTATGGATGGTTTTGCCGATGATCTTCAAAACATTGTCATTGCTACAATGAAGCAAATCTCAGATGGAGATATGAGTGCAGTAGTGGTACAAAAAGATGATAAAGATGAAATCTCTCCAGCGCTAAAGATGACCATTGACGCGATAAAAGCTTTGATTGATGAGACGAATATATTATCTCAAGCAGCCATCGCTGGAAAGCTTAATACAAGAGGAGATTCAGATAAATTTAAAGGTGGATATAAGAATATTATAGAGGGCGTAAATCAGACATTAGATGCAATCATAAAACCTGTTCAGGAAGCGGCAGCTGTCTTGAAGGAAATGTCCAATGGAAATCTCCAAGTAAGCGTAACTGGTGATTATAAAGGCGATCATGCCGATATAAAAAATGCCTTAAATGAAACAATAGAATCGCTTTCTCAGGTGCTCTCAGATATCAATAGTGCTTCTGAACAAGTTGCATCTGGCTCAAGACAAGTATCAGTATCTAGTATGTCTCTCTCTCAAGGCGCAACAGAGCAAGCAAGCTCCATAGAAGAATTAACAGCTTCCGTGGAAGAAATTGCTTCACAAACAAGACAAAATGCGGGAAATGCGAATCAAGCGAATGATATTTCTGAAACAGCCAAAACAAACGCATCAGAAGGCAACGAGCAAATGAAGAAGATGTTAAAGGCAATGGATGAAATCAATGAATCTTCAAGTAATATTTCGAAGATTATTAAGGTTATAGATGAAATAGCCTTTCAAACAAATATACTTGCCCTTAATGCAGCAGTAGAAGCAGCAAGAGCTGGACAACATGGAAAAGGCTTTGCAGTAGTTGCAGAGGAGGTAAGAAATTTAGCGGCTCGTTCTGCTAACGCTGCGAAGGAAACAACGGTGATGATAGAGGGCTCTATTAAAAAGGTTGAAGATGGAACTAAAATTGCAAATCAAACAGCGAATGCATTAACAAACATTGTTGAAGGTATATCTAAGGTTGCAAATTTAGTGAATCAAATTGCTGTAGCATCTAATGAGCAAGCCTTAGGAGTTGATCAAGTAAATCAAGGGCTTACGCAAATATCCGAAGTTGTGCAGACGACCTCAGCGACCTCTGAAGAAACAGCAGCAGCAAGTGAAGAACTTTCAGGCCAAGCAGAAATGCTTAAAAAACAAGTAGAAAAATTTAAATTAAAGAAATTGAATGGTAACGGTTCTTATAAAGGATTAGAATCACTTAATCCAGAAGTTATCAAAATGCTAGAAAGCATGAATAGTAAAAATTATAATCATGGTAATCAGGATGAATATAATGAAGTAGCCGTAACAACAAATTCTAAGAAAATATCTTTAAGTGATAAGGAATTTGGAAAGTATTAA
- a CDS encoding chemotaxis protein CheW: MRETVVQNLSEEEEDTQKGKFLTFSLGKEFYGIGIMYVTEIVGIQPITEVPELPEYIKGIINLRGKIIPVMDIRLRFKKPSIEYNDRTCIIVIDIQEISIGLIIDCVSEVISIPDDEIVSPPDINKGGKKYIKGIGKTGKDVTLILDCEKLLNEEDAEMLHEIR, encoded by the coding sequence ATGAGGGAGACTGTCGTGCAGAATTTATCTGAAGAGGAAGAAGATACTCAGAAGGGTAAGTTTCTTACCTTTTCATTAGGCAAAGAGTTCTATGGAATTGGTATTATGTATGTTACTGAAATAGTTGGTATTCAGCCCATAACTGAGGTGCCAGAGCTTCCTGAGTATATAAAAGGAATTATTAATTTACGAGGAAAGATAATCCCAGTAATGGATATAAGATTAAGATTTAAGAAGCCTTCTATCGAATATAATGATCGAACATGTATCATCGTTATAGATATACAAGAAATATCTATTGGATTGATTATTGACTGTGTATCAGAAGTAATCTCTATTCCCGATGATGAAATTGTTTCACCACCAGATATCAATAAGGGTGGTAAGAAGTATATTAAGGGTATTGGCAAAACAGGCAAAGATGTAACGTTAATCTTAGACTGTGAGAAACTATTAAATGAAGAAGATGCTGAAATGCTTCATGAAATCCGATAA
- a CDS encoding methyl-accepting chemotaxis protein, whose amino-acid sequence MKWFLNMKIGVKLILGFLIVALIAGSIGVVGYSGINTVDRHLNEVAEVRLPSINALLIMSEAQTAVRAGLRNLGNVETTSEQRKVEYQYIEDAIKRSEEYWAVYEPLPQSSEEAEEWNKFVPLWNEWLTTVNNVLAIARKYDEAVVNKSANQEVLFQNIRESNRISAEAFKPAETSLLIVNDINGELARQASMDAEEAIKRVTALLIGISLAGVIISMLLGLFITRIIKKPINKMVDAAKRMADGDLDINLVIDSKDEVGVLGSAFIKMTDNINEVMSNISAASEQVASGSRQVSVSSMSLSQGATEQASSIEELTASIEEIASQTRQNAQNANLANDISETAKTNATDGNEQMNLMLKAMDEINESSSNISKIIKVIDEIAFQTNILALNAAVEAARAGQHGKGFAVVAEEVRNLAARSANAAKETTAMIEGSIKKVQDGTKIANQTADALNNIVEGVTKVATLVSQIAVASNEQALGVDQVNQGLTQISEVVQTTSATSEETAAASEELSGQAEMLKNQVSKFSLKKQNVNSTYKGLETLNPEVIKMLESMNGKNQSYKNNEVHDEVAATSNPKKISLSDKEFGKY is encoded by the coding sequence ATGAAATGGTTCTTAAATATGAAAATTGGTGTTAAGTTGATATTAGGATTTTTGATTGTAGCTTTAATAGCAGGAAGTATTGGAGTTGTTGGTTATAGTGGAATAAATACTGTTGACAGGCACTTGAATGAGGTTGCGGAAGTAAGACTACCTAGTATCAATGCATTGCTAATAATGAGCGAAGCACAAACTGCGGTAAGAGCTGGATTAAGGAATTTAGGAAATGTTGAAACGACATCAGAGCAGAGAAAAGTAGAATATCAATATATTGAGGATGCTATAAAAAGGAGTGAAGAATATTGGGCAGTCTATGAACCATTACCACAAAGTAGTGAAGAGGCTGAAGAATGGAACAAATTTGTACCGCTATGGAATGAGTGGTTAACAACAGTAAACAATGTTTTGGCGATAGCTAGAAAATATGATGAGGCTGTTGTAAACAAGTCTGCTAATCAAGAAGTGCTATTTCAGAATATTAGAGAAAGTAATAGGATTTCTGCAGAAGCATTTAAACCTGCAGAAACGTCGTTACTCATAGTCAATGATATAAATGGAGAGCTAGCTCGTCAAGCTAGTATGGATGCAGAGGAAGCCATAAAAAGGGTAACAGCATTATTAATTGGTATTTCATTAGCAGGTGTTATCATTTCGATGTTATTAGGTTTATTTATTACGAGAATCATTAAAAAACCAATCAACAAAATGGTTGATGCTGCAAAACGTATGGCAGATGGTGATTTAGACATCAACTTAGTGATTGATTCCAAAGATGAAGTAGGTGTTCTTGGTAGTGCATTTATTAAAATGACAGATAACATTAACGAGGTAATGTCCAATATAAGTGCTGCTTCAGAGCAAGTAGCTTCGGGATCAAGACAAGTGTCAGTATCGAGTATGTCCCTATCCCAAGGGGCTACGGAGCAAGCAAGTTCCATTGAGGAATTAACTGCTTCTATAGAAGAAATTGCTTCACAAACAAGACAAAATGCACAAAACGCTAATTTAGCTAATGATATTTCTGAAACAGCTAAAACCAATGCTACAGATGGTAATGAACAAATGAACTTAATGCTAAAAGCAATGGATGAGATTAATGAATCTTCAAGTAACATTTCTAAAATAATCAAGGTTATTGATGAAATAGCCTTCCAAACAAATATACTTGCACTTAATGCAGCTGTTGAAGCCGCAAGAGCGGGGCAACATGGTAAAGGCTTTGCAGTTGTTGCAGAGGAAGTAAGAAATCTAGCAGCTCGTTCTGCTAATGCGGCTAAGGAAACGACAGCTATGATAGAAGGGTCTATTAAAAAGGTTCAAGATGGAACTAAAATTGCTAATCAAACGGCAGATGCATTAAATAACATTGTTGAAGGTGTTACTAAGGTTGCAACCTTAGTAAGCCAAATCGCAGTAGCTTCGAATGAGCAGGCGCTAGGGGTTGATCAGGTGAATCAAGGGCTAACTCAAATATCAGAAGTTGTTCAAACAACCTCGGCAACCTCTGAGGAAACAGCTGCAGCGAGTGAAGAGTTATCAGGTCAAGCTGAAATGCTTAAGAATCAAGTTTCAAAATTTAGTTTAAAAAAACAAAATGTAAATAGTACATATAAAGGGTTAGAAACGCTTAATCCGGAAGTTATCAAAATGTTAGAAAGCATGAATGGAAAAAACCAAAGTTATAAAAATAATGAAGTACATGATGAAGTAGCCGCAACATCAAATCCAAAGAAAATATCTTTAAGTGACAAGGAATTTGGTAAGTATTAG
- a CDS encoding chemotaxis protein CheR, whose protein sequence is MMNITEKEFKQLAEYIKENYGIHLKAEKQTLVQGRLNNVVAQMGFNTFTEYYKYVVSDKSGDAVVTLVDKITTNHTYFMREAEHFYYFRDRVLPYFKKNLREKDLRIWCAACSSGEEAYTLAMIIDEFFKSEKMWWDTKVLATDISNSVLDTAQKGIYSNEKIAPLPILWKNTYFNKCDNENSTITDKIRNEVIFRKFNLVENVFPFKKRFHIIFCRNVMIYFDSKTKEILTEKFYDMLEPGGYLFVGHSESLNRETTKFKYVCPAVYRKE, encoded by the coding sequence ATGATGAATATTACTGAAAAAGAATTTAAACAATTAGCAGAGTATATAAAAGAAAACTATGGTATTCATTTAAAGGCCGAAAAGCAAACGCTTGTTCAAGGGAGATTAAACAATGTTGTTGCACAAATGGGATTTAATACCTTTACTGAGTACTATAAGTATGTTGTATCTGATAAAAGTGGGGATGCTGTAGTTACACTAGTAGATAAAATAACAACGAATCATACTTATTTCATGAGAGAAGCAGAGCACTTTTACTATTTTAGAGACCGGGTGTTACCTTATTTTAAGAAAAACTTAAGAGAAAAGGATCTTCGCATTTGGTGTGCAGCTTGTTCATCAGGAGAAGAAGCATATACCTTAGCAATGATAATAGATGAGTTTTTTAAATCAGAAAAAATGTGGTGGGATACAAAAGTATTGGCAACAGATATTTCAAATAGTGTTTTGGATACTGCTCAAAAAGGCATATATAGTAATGAAAAAATAGCTCCATTACCAATTCTGTGGAAAAATACTTATTTTAATAAATGTGACAATGAAAATTCAACCATAACTGATAAAATCAGAAATGAAGTAATATTTAGAAAGTTTAACCTTGTGGAGAATGTGTTTCCATTTAAAAAGAGATTTCATATCATTTTTTGTAGAAATGTAATGATATATTTTGATAGTAAGACAAAAGAGATATTAACAGAGAAGTTTTATGATATGCTGGAACCGGGTGGATATTTATTTGTTGGACATTCAGAATCATTAAATAGAGAAACGACAAAATTTAAGTATGTTTGTCCTGCGGTATATAGAAAAGAATAG
- a CDS encoding archease, giving the protein MPMEIIIGLGEYAISKSKEDVIKTYALSSCVAVTVHSPLRQVGGMIHIVLPDHKMSDSPQTSAGYYATLGLPYLVQKILNDFGCLKHELVIRLFGGASSIEKNDVFNIGNKNIEAITNILDEMKLNYFLSEVGGNISRTIEMDVASGAVKVYAQPIKV; this is encoded by the coding sequence ATGCCTATGGAAATCATAATTGGTCTTGGCGAATATGCCATTTCAAAAAGCAAGGAAGATGTCATTAAGACCTATGCACTGTCGTCGTGTGTGGCGGTGACTGTCCATAGTCCCTTGAGACAAGTTGGTGGAATGATTCATATTGTATTACCAGATCACAAAATGAGTGACAGTCCACAAACTAGTGCTGGTTATTATGCAACCTTGGGTCTACCTTATCTTGTGCAGAAAATATTGAATGATTTCGGTTGTTTAAAGCACGAACTAGTTATTCGTCTCTTTGGAGGTGCAAGTTCAATTGAAAAAAATGATGTATTTAATATTGGCAATAAAAATATAGAAGCCATTACGAATATTTTAGATGAAATGAAGTTGAATTACTTTTTATCTGAGGTTGGAGGCAACATAAGCCGAACTATAGAGATGGATGTAGCATCAGGAGCCGTTAAGGTGTATGCTCAACCGATTAAAGTATAA